Proteins encoded within one genomic window of Phaeodactylum tricornutum CCAP 1055/1 chromosome 27, whole genome shotgun sequence:
- a CDS encoding predicted protein has protein sequence MKTRKEEEMRNNTKSASGQVDILELRKLLTTGQMRFAPLRQERSIRAQIQGLSQEGLACFVHLKATWETWFPNDPYDDEMYLRFSRCSPGKPFDEISAWKSMKHFDRRYSGLTASALEFQLRTKTLFPLPGLRTTNLHEVFYMRPARFVPTNTQTKTVIDNLVYVMSTMMEREGPCSNGISFIANMDDWTMKCFTTDYCLQFMLTLQGRIPARVTGFFIVNPPSWFGSIWKMMKPMLSPQFRKKVYMIPEAELKHHMAVGYEKFLPDELSSGRADTDSIVSDFVDYRMFVEAQPSNGQGDLKETARRLKGGSADVRGGKRRNRLIFGRKQPRNTSTVESEK, from the coding sequence ATGAAGACCCGCAAAGAAGAGGAAATGCGCAACAATACAAAAAGTGCAAGTGGACAGGTGGACATCTTAGAGCTGCGCAAGTTACTTACAACAGGCCAAATGAGATTCGCACCATTACGTCAGGAGCGATCTATCAGAGCGCAGATCCAAGGCCTTTCTCAGGAAGGATTGGCATGCTTTGTTCACTTAAAAGCCACATGGGAGACCTGGTTCCCTAATGACCCCTACGACGATGAAATGTATCTTAGATTTTCTCGATGCAGCCCGGGAAAACCATTCGACGAAATATCCGCCTGGAAAAGTATGAAGCATTTTGATCGCCGTTACTCAGGGCTGACAGCATCTGCCCTCGAATTTCAACTACGCACAAAAACTCTGTTTCCACTACCAGGTCTCCGTACGACTAATCTTCATGAAGTCTTCTACATGAGACCCGCCCGATTCGTTcctacaaacactcaaacGAAAACCGTGATTGATAATTTGGTGTATGTCATGAGCACCATGATGGAGCGCGAAGGTCCATGTTCCAACGGAATATCCTTTATTGCCAACATGGATGACTGGACTATGAAATGTTTTACCACCGACTATTGTCTCCAGTTTATGTTGACGCTCCAAGGAAGAATTCCAGCACGAGTGACGGGGTTCTTCATTGTCAATCCTCCATCATGGTTTGGTTCCATTTGGAAAATGATGAAACCGATGCTTTCGCCCCAGTTTCGTAAAAAGGTGTACATGATTCCTGAGGCGGAACTCAAGCACCACATGGCGGTCGGCTACGAAAAATTCCTACCTGATGAGCTGTCGTCTGGCAGAGCTGATACAGATTCCATTGTGTCGGATTTTGTCGATTACAGAATGTTTGTCGAAGCCCAGCCCTCCAATGGACAAGGAGACTTGAAAGAAACGGCAAGGAGATTGAAAGGTGGTTCCGCAGATGTACGTGGAGGAAAACGTCGCAATCGTCTcatttttggaagaaagcagCCACGAAATACTTCTACCGTAGAGAGTGAAAAGTAA
- the RRP gene encoding ribosomal RNA processing protein (3'-5'-exoribonuclease activity functions in RNA processing) codes for MDDSTPLLSRSEMDFIREGCHQNCRVDGRGRDEYRGYRIVTEGSMSHEDNSSTSNPPLILSNGSARLFEAARHAHEDVSLHMLCSVKAEVVHPSALHPAQGAMELHVESLTSSGPNSQRRKTQDELEATLSKLLMRDLVDLEALCIVPYHYVWRLHVDLFVLTAGSSHGSLCDAASHVIRAALQCTRLPAITSSTATANESHNGLAKASFRNKNPLFPHGGVELMVDGDLAVASPPPGVNQAPIIVSVTVLANSEVLRRTPVSAVSVAPVLILDATPDEEACAVAQVHVAIDRSDGSNPLITALHQSRQGSLPLNVLTDVCAIALQGAMSAEAAYVIRPGRNDLGLLQEQFLFQ; via the coding sequence ATGGACGACAGTACTCCTCTACTGAGCCGCTCCGAGATGGACTTTATACGAGAGGGATGCCATCAAAATTGTCGGGTGGACGGTCGGGGTCGTGATGAGTATCGGGGTTACCGGATCGTTACCGAAGGAAGCATGTCACACGAGGACAACAGCAGTACGTCTAACCCTCCCTTGATCCTTTCAAATGGTTCCGCACGGCTCTTTGAGGCAGCACGGCATGCACACGAAGATGTTTCTCTGCACATGTTGTGTTCCGTCAAAGCTGAAGTTGTCCACCCGTCGGCTCTGCACCCTGCTCAAGGAGCGATGGAACTACACGTGGAAAGTTTAACCTCGAGTGGACCGAACTCACAACGACGGAAAACTCAAGACGAACTTGAAGCGACCTTATCCAAACTGTTGATGCGCGACTTGGTAGACCTCGAAGCATTATGCATCGTTCCGTACCACTACGTTTGGCGTTTGCACGTGGATTTGTTTGTGCTGACGGCGGGGTCGTCACACGGTAGTCTGTGTGATGCGGCTTCGCATGTCATACGCGCGGCGCTCCAATGCACGCGCCTACCTGCTATTACGTCATCCACCGCGACTGCCAACGAAAGCCACAATGGTCTTGCGAAGGCTTCGTTCCGCAACAAGAATCCGTTATTTCCACATGGCGGTGTTGAATTGATGGTCGACGGTGATTTGGCCGTAGCTTCGCCGCCCCCAGGTGTCAATCAAGCACCCATTATTGTTTCCGTTACCGTTTTGGCAAACTCGGAAGTTTTGAGGCGAACGCCGGTATCAGCCGTTAGTGTTGCGCCGGTTTTGATTCTTGACGCAACAccggacgaagaagcctgcGCGGTAGCTCAAGTCCACGTTGCCATCGACCGTTCCGACGGAAGCAACCCGCTTATTACTGCCTTGCACCAGTCACGCCAAGGATCTTTGCCGCTGAATGTTTTGACGGACGTCTGTGCCATAGCTCTCCAAGGCGCCATGTCGGCAGAAGCTGCCTACGTCATTCGACCAGGACGCAATGACCTGGGGCTCTTGCAGGAGCAGTTTCTCTTTCAATAG